The sequence below is a genomic window from Deltaproteobacteria bacterium GWC2_55_46.
GGGGCCTATGTTTACGCCCTTCTTCAGGGCTGGGACTTGAAGAGGACGGTAAGGTTCGCCTCTGCCGTGGCGGCGATGAAGTGCACAGAGCTCGGCGGAAGGGCGGGGATACCGGATCTTCCCGAGGCGTTGAAGTTTTTAGAAGAATCGAAATAAAAAACGGGGGACGGTCTCCCGTCCCCCGTTTCATGACCTTTCAGTGCCTGAACTTCTCATGGCAGGCGTTACAGCTCTTAATGAGCCTGGAGAGGTTCATAAGGGCCTTGTCCCTGTCGCCCGCCTCCGCAGAGGCGGCGAGGTCATCAGCCGACTTGTGGACGGCCATGCCAAAGGCCAGAAAATCCTTCTCGCCCGTCATCTCGCTTACGGCAGAGCACCTTTTTTCCTCTTCAGCAGACCAGCCGAGCCCCCGCGCCGCGGCAGAGGCCTTGGCCATGTCTCCGCTTGAGAGCGCGAGGGTAATTTCCCCCACCGTATCGAGGTGCTGGCGCATCATACGTTTTTGCATGACCTTCATCGCATCCGGGAGTTTTAGCTCTACCCTGTCGTCTGCCTTTGGACCGCCGGCCTTCATCATCTTCTCGTGCATCGACGAATGGTCCTCGGCGAAAGAAGGCGCGGCTGCCAGAAGCCCTGTTATCAAAAGCCCTAAAACAGTCTTTCTCATCCTCTCCTCCTTCAAAAAACGGGGTTGCCCGACACATCCAACTCAGCAGGCCGCCGGGTAGCTTGCCCCCAAGTTCTTCATAAAACGGATTTTCAGGAATGCGCGGATTATACCATGAGCCTGGAGAGGTCCGCAATTTCAAAATAGAGGCCCCTTACCGAGTTGAGGAGCCTCAGGCGGTTTGTCCTTATCCGCTCGTCCTCTGCCATGACCATCACATGGTCGAAAAAGACGTCTATCCTGTCCTTTATCGAGGCGAGGGCCTCGAAGGCCTTTTCGTACTCGCCCCTGCCGCGGTGGGCCTCCATGAGTGGGGCTATCTCTGAGCTCGCCTTGAAGAGCTCCGTTTCCTGAGATTCGCTGAAGAGCGAGGCTTCAGGGGCGCTCTTGTCAGTGGCGACATTTTTAAGGATATTGGAGACGCGCTTGAATGCGGTCACGAGCCTCGCGCAGTCAGGATGCGACTTGAAGGCTTCGAGGGCCTTGATCCTCTTTACCGCGTCTGGCAGGTCGGACCACGGGGCCGAGAGTACCGCGTCTATTGAGTCGTGCGAGAGCCCCTGTGAGAGGAGCTGGTTCCTGAGCCGTTCCTTGAAGAACTCCAGCACGTCTGAGCGCACTTCATCCGCGGGCCTGGTAAGCTTCGAGGAAAGAAGGCCCAGGGATGAATCGACAAGCCCATCGAGGGACAGGCGCAGCTCTTTGTCGAGGATAATGGCTATGACGCCCAGCGCCTGCCTTCTCAGCGCGTAGGGGTCCTGCGCTCCTGTGGGGATGAGCCCCACGCCGAAGCAGCCGGTTATGGTGTCGGTCTTGTCGGCTATGCTCACTATCGCGCCGGGGATGGAGGCCGGGAGCGCCCCACCGGAGGCTGTCGGCAGGTAATGCTCGTATATGGCGGTGCTTACCTCCGGGGCCTCACCGTTTTTTGCCGCGTAGACCGAGCCCATGATGCCCTGGAGCTTCGGGAACTCGCCTACGACCCCTGATGTAAGGTCGGCTTTCGCAAGTATCGCCGCCCTTCCTATTATGTATTTGGAGTAAAGGCCTGGGGCTGTCGCCTTTCGGTCATATTTGGCGGGGTTGAAACGTTCGGTCGCGTAATCGGATGGCTTCTCTTCGGCCTCCATGGCTTTTGAAAGACCAAGCATGGCGCCTATGGAAAGGGCCAGAGAGGTGAACCTCTCGACCTTCTCGTAAGAGGTGCCGAGCCTGGCCTGGAAGACTACCCCCCTGAGCTTCTCGACGCGCTCTACAAGCGGCCTGTGCACGTCCTGCTCATAGTAGAACTTGGCGTCGTTGAGACGGGCCCTCAGTACGCGCTCGTTCCCCTTCCTCACCACGTCCATGTCGGTTGCGAGGGTGTTGGCTACAGTTATGAAGTACGGAAGGAGGGCGCCTTCGGGGCCGGCGATGGAGAAGTACCTCTGGTGCTCGCGCATGGCGTTCACGATGATATCCCTCGGCAGCTCTAAAAACTCGCGGTCAAAGGAGCCTCTCAAGACCACAGGGTATTCGACAAGGTAGGCGATCTCCTCAAGAAGGCCCTCGTCCGCCACGACCTCGCCACCGGCCTCCCTTGCCGCCTTCTCTATCCCCTCGGCGATTATCTTCTTCCTCTCGGCAGGGTCCGTTATCACATAGGCCTTACGGAGCCCCTCGATGTATGAATCCACGGAGCCCACTTTTATGGGCTTGAGCCCGGAGGCCGTTCTTTCGGAAAGGAACCTGTGGCCGTAGGTCAGGTTAGAGCTTTTTATGTGGCCATACGCAAGGTCTACCGTCTCCCCGCCGAATATGACGAGCATCCAGTGGATAGGCCTTGAAAACGATATGTCGTAGGAGCCCCATCTCATGGATTTGGGCATGAACTCCTGGGAGATGGTGTTTATGATGACGTCAGGGAGTATCTTCGCCGTATCTTCTCCCGTTACTTCCTTTACGGCCATCACGTACTCGCCCTTGTCGGTCTTGACGTTTTTTATGTCCTTGATGTCAACGCCCTGCGACTTCGCGAAGCCGAGGAGCGCGCCCGTAGGCTTTCCTGCCGCGTCATAGGCGGCCTTAATCTGCGGGCCTTTTACCTCCAGCCTCGAATCGGGCTGCCTCTCGGCGAGCCCCTCCACTATAAGGGTAAGGCGCCTCGGCGTCCCAAGCGTCCTTATGGAGCTGAAGGTGAGCCTCCTCGTCTCAAGCCCTTTTCTGAGGAATCCAACGAGCGCTGAAAGCGCCCTCGGGACAACGCCCGCCGGGAGTTCTTCGGTCCCTATCTCGAAAAGGAGGTCTTTAGCCATTTTCCCTCTGGTCAAAGTGTAAGTTGCAGACCAATTTATCAAAAATATGATTATTTTCAACCCCTTTTCGCTCAGGGGCTATAATCATATTGTGAGGCCCATGCGAAAGGTGCTTATCACAACCGACGACAGCCGCACATTGGGCGCACTGCGCTTGCATCTCGGGAGATACTGCGCCCTTGCGTCCTCGGCCTTAAGCGAGGCCGCCGAGGCCTTTGCCGCTACCCGGCCCGATGCCGTGATACTGGACCTTGACGGCGCGGGGGTAAGGGCGATCGAGGAGGTCCGCTCGATAGACCCGGGGGCCAATATCATCGTGCTTACCTCAAGGCACGAGCTTGAGACGACCGTGGAGGTCATCAGAAAGGGCGCTTTCGACTGCCTCTTCAACCCGTTGGACTTGGATGAACTCGATGAGTCCCTTAAAAGGGTCTTCAACGGATTGGACCTCCACCGGAGTCTCGGCGATATAACGCCCTTGGCGGAATACAGGGCAGAGACGATAGTTGGCGGGAGCAGGGCCATGGAGGAGATATTCAAGACCATCGGCATCGCATCCCAGTCAAAGGTGACGATACTCATACAGGGCGAAAGCGGCACCGGAAAAGAGCTTATCGCCAGGGCCATACACTCAAGCTCGGAAGACAGGACAAGGCCTTTCGTAGCGATAAACTGCTCTGCCCTCGTCGAGACCCTCCTTGAAAGCGAGCTCTTCGGCCATGAGAAAGGCGCTTTCACCGGCGCGCTTTTCAGGAAGGAGGGCAAGTTCGAGGCCGCCCGCGGCGGCACGGTATTCCTTGACGAGATTGGCGAGATGAGCCAGGCCCTGCAGGTTAAGTTGCTGCGGGTGCTGCAGGAGAGGAGCTTTGAGCGCGTTGGCGGGAGCGAGACCATAAGGACCGACGTAAGGGTCATCGCCGCTACCAACAGCGACCTTAAAACACTTACCGCCGGGGGCGCCTTCAGGGAGGACCTCTACTACAGGCTCAAGGTCATAACGATAGACGTGCCGCCTTTGAGGCAGAGGAAAGAGGATATTCCTCTGCTTGCAGCTTACCTCCTTGAGAAGGCCAACAGGGAGCTGCACAAAAAGGTCACGAAGGCGCCTCAAGAGGTGATCGACAGGCTTATAACCTACGGTTGGCCGGGCAACGTCCGTGAGCTGGAGAATGTCATAACCAGGGGGGTAGTGCTCGCCAGGGGGGATGTCCTCTCCGATGTCTGCATGGCTGAAGGCGGGGAAGGCAGCCTTGAGGAGGTGTGGTCGCCCGCAACGCTTTCCGACGTCGAGCGCGCGCACATCTCAAAGACCCTTATACAGACCCGCTGGAACAAGTCGAGGGCGGCCGTGCTCCTGGGTGTATCGCTTCCGAGGCTTGAAAGGAAGATAGTCAAATACGGCCTTAAGCCCTAACGCTCCTCTTCCCCTGATACAAGCGGCGGGACGAATATCTTGCGCCTCTGCAGGATTACGGAGAGCGAGGCGGCCGATATCGGGTCGTATAGCTTGAGCCCTGAGACAGCCTCTATCCCGTTTATCTCCCGCGACCAGACGATAAGGCCCCTGCTCCTGACGCTTAGAAGCCTTATGATGACGAAGACCGTGGCATCGGCGTTCAGCGGGGCCCCCATGTACCTTATCCTTATGCCGTGCTTCGAGATGTCAGAGGTCTGCGCGAAAGGCCTGGACGGGGATGCATCGTCTTCTACCAGGCAATCCTCCGCCCAGCACAGGCGCCTCTCTTTTCTCCTGTTATCGTCAAGGCCCCTGTACATGGCGAAAAACGCCGAGAGGTTCGCTCCTGTCGCCCCCTCGACCTTCTTCAGGAGCTCTTTCACGTCAAAGGGCTTTATGAGGTATTTTTCGTTGAGCATTGTGATGACGGAGTGGCCTTCGAGATCGGCGCAGGCGTCTTCGGTCATGAAAAGGAATTTTTCCTTCATGCTGGCGTAGGCCTTGAGGGTATTCAGGTAAAGCCCCATGCCGTCGAGCCCCGGAAGGCGCATGCCGGTTATCACCAGGTCGAACTCCGACTCTTTGATCTTCCAGTACGCCTCAGTGCCGTCCGAGGCGGCAACCACGTTGTAGCCTGCATTGGTCAGGACCTCCGAGCACAGGCTCCGTAAGCCTTCGTCATCGTCAACGAAAAGAATGCGCTTTTTCTCGATCTGTTCTTCCATGTGCACCTTTTCAGGGCGGCTTTTGTCTCTGGGCAGGACTCTGGAAGCGCGGGGGGAAGACGCGGGAATGGTCGAACGGGGAACCGGTTGCCGGAGGATCCGTTATTGGAGAGTTTTGGCAAGCCGCCTTCTCAAATTAACTGTAATGCTTGAATATTTTTTGTCAAGGTGGTTTCTCGCGCCGCTAAAAGGCGCGCCCCCTGTCAGAAACGCCTTGACAAGGAAAGGTTATATTTCATAAAATACATTGTCGAAGTAAGGACAACCCCGATTTCAGTTCCGCAGCCGGCATGGGCCGGGCGGTTCCGGCACGGTTTTCCCGAATCCCCCCGAGGGCCCATAGCTCAGTTGGAAGAGCCACCGGCTCATAACCGGTCGGTCCCTGGTTCGAGCCCAGGTGGGCCCACCAAAACAATCAGCCCCGGAGGCTTTATTGATAAACACCTTGAGAGTCCTTGAACAGATACAGAGGATAGACCTCGAAGTCAAGGCCATCGAGGACGAGGAAAAGCAGTACGTCGCTGAAATGGACGCGCTCGGCGCCGAGCTCAAGGCGGCAACAGAGGCCATCGAGGCCATTGAAGCCCAGGCGGAAGCGTTGAGGACGCAGCTCAAGGAGATAGACGAGAAGATAAGGGAGAGCTCCGAGAGGGTGGCGAAGGACGAGCGCAGGCTCAACTCGGTCAAGAACGACCGTGAGCTCAACGCCATAACAAAAGAGATAAACGGCGCGAACAAGAGCAAGAAGCAGGGGGAGCAGGACAAGTCCACGCTCGCCGCAAAGATCTCTGAAAAGGAGAGCGCGCTTAATCTAAGGAAAGAGGCCGCCAGGGCCAGGGAAGAGGAATTCGGAAGGCTCTCCGGCGGGGTCGAGGGCAAGAGAAGCGGCTGGAAAGAGGCCGTTGACGCGAAGCTCAAGTCGAAGGACGAGATAAAGAATCGTCTGAGGCCCGATATATATAAGAAGTACGAGATGATACGTTCCAGGAGAGGCGGCCTGGGTCTCGTGACCGTAAAGAACGAAATATGCCAGGGCTGCTTCACGCACATCCCCCCGCAGGTCTACATAATGCTCAAGAGAGGGACTGAAGAGCTTCAGTCCTGCCCCCACTGCCACCGGCTGCTGTACGTTGAGACCCCTACAGAGTTAGAGGCCGTCTGAAGATGTCCCAAAGGGACGACGACCTGGCAAGAAGATTTCTAAAAGAGATTTCAAAGACACTCGATGTCTGCGCTGCCGCTAAAAAAGTCGGCATCACGGAAGACGAGGCAAGGTCCATATTCAAAGGCCTTGCCGGAGAGCCTGTCCAGGAGCCCCTCTTCAAGGCCCCGGTTTCGGGTCTTTACGAGATAAGGGTAGACGGGGCCTCTCGCGGCAACCCTGGCCAGGCTGGCGCGGGGGCGATAATAAAAGACCCCCAGGGCAATATCGTAAGAGAGCTCAGGAAGTACCTCGGGGTGACCACCAACAACATGGCCGAGTATCATGCGCTTGTCATGGCCCTTACAGAGGCCGTATCCATGGGGGTCGCAGAGGTAGAGGTCTTCGCCGACTCAGAGCTTATGGTAAAGCAGGTCACAGGGGTCTACAGGGTCAAGAGCGAGGACTTGAGGCCCCTTTTCGAAGAGGCCAAAAGGCTTTTTAAAGGCTTCAGGGCCTCAAAGATAGTCCACGTTTACAGGGAGGAGAACAGCCTTGCCGACAAGCTGGCCAACGAGGCCATCGAGCGGCGGGCTTGAAAGTTTTCTTATCATCAGGCGGCAACGCCGGAGGATGCCGGGCGGCCGCTGGCTTTTAAGCCAGAGGAAAGTCCGGACACCATAGGGCAGGGAGGTCGCTAACGGCGACCGGGGGCGACCCCAGGGAAAGGGCCACAGAAAATATACCGCCGCGCGTCGAGCGCGGTAAGGGTGAAAAGGCGGGGTAAGAGCCCACCAGCCTGCCGGGTGACCGGCAGGGCTTGGCAACCCCCTCCCGGTGCAAGGCCAAATAGGTTCCGCTTCAAGGACGGCCCGTCCTTCATCCCTCAAGGAGGGCGGAACGGGTTGGCTGCTCGAGCCTGCTGGCAACAGCAGGCCCAGATGAATGGCCGCCGCCCGGTTTCGACCGGGAACAAGATCCGGCTTATGGCATCCTCCGGCTTTTTTGCTCTATAATAGAACGACAAACAGGAGACGGGACAGGCTTCCTCCCCCGCGGCTCTACCCGTGCCCGCATGGATCTTTGATCTTTTGATCTTTTTGATCCAGGGGGGCGCCGGGATCTGTTCTTCCAGCCTTATCCTCTCCGTTTAAGTCTCTCATGCGCGCGGGTTTGCTTTAAGTGGTCTGTCACCGGTTTTTTGCGCGTATCCTCTTAACATGACGCTTTTTTGACAACTCGGTCCCCATGCTTTCGGATGCGGCTCTTTGAGTCTTTGCAGGGCCGGCAACAATCTATCGGGTCAATGCTCAGGTGAAGATAGGCATCAAGATAAAGCTGGCGGTCATACTCTCCATCCTCCTCTTTGTGACCACCTTTACCATTGGCGCGATCCTGATCGCACACCAGAAGTCCTCCCTCGAGGAGCAGCTCCGGGCGATGGCAAGCACCATTACCCGCGAGTTCGCGAACGGCTCGAAGATACCCTTCATGCAAAAGGACAGCCTGGCCATGAACCTGGCCGTCCAGAACATACTCAAATACCCCGGCATACATGACGCCTATATCCTGAACCACAGCTTCCAGGTGGAGGCCCACAGGAACCTGCTGGAGGCGGGCACGGACTTTACCGGGTTCGGCAAGCCGCTCATCGAAGGCAAGCGGGAGGCCCCTCCGTGGCTCGTAAACGACGGCGGCGCGGGCCTCATAACCTTTGTGGCGCCGGTCGTGTTCAGGGGCACTACCGTCGGCTATACCGTCGTCTCCTTCTCAAAAAGCTTCATCCAGGCGCAGGTGAGGCAGGCCGTCAAAAGGGTCGCCGTAATAGGTCTCGCGGCGGTCGTAGTCGTAACACTCATCTCCATACCGCTGGCCTCAGGGCTCCTGCGTCCGGTATTCAGGCTCTTCCGTGGCACAAGGGAGATCGCCATGGGCAACCTCGACTACCGTATCCCGGAGATACGGAAGGACGAGATAGGGGACCTCGTGACCTCGTTTAACAAGATGGCGACGGAGTTAAAGAAAAAAGAGGTCATGAAGGGCGTCTTCAACCGCTATGTGAGCCAGCATGTGGCAGACGAGATATTCAGGGACCCGGAGCGGATAAGGCTCGGAGGGGACAGGCGCGAGGTCACGGTCTTCTTCGCCGACATCCGCGGCTTCACAGCCATATCGAGGAAGATGGAGCCTGAGGAGATAGTGGAGCTCCTTAACAGGTACTTCACCGTCATAACCGACGTTGTCTTCCGTTTCGAGGGCACCATAGACAAGTTCATAGGGGACGCCGTGATGAGCGTTTTCGGCTCTCCCATTATAAGCCCAGGCCACCTCGAGCAGGGGATAAAGGCCTCGATGGCAGTAAAGTTGGCTGTCGAGAAGCTCAATAGGGAAAGGATGGCGTATGGCGCCGCCGCCCTTCATATGGGCATAGGACTGGACTCCGGAGAGGTGATAGTGGGGAACATGGGGTCGAGCGTAAGGATGGAGTACACCGCGGTCGGGGATACCGTCAACACCGCGTCAAGACTTACGGACCTCGCCAGGGGCGGCGACATCCTGGTAAACGAGTACGTCTACAGGATGGTGGCGGATAACGTGGTGGCAGAGGAGATAAAGGGGGTCTCCATAAAAGGCTTCGACAAGCAGGTAACGCTCTACAACATAAGGGAGCTCTGCGGCCTGTGGAGCAGGGAGGTCGAGGGGATGGTCAGCCTCGCCTTCACTGAGCTTGAAAGGGAGGGCGTCGTTGTTTAAGCTATTCATCATAGCGCTGGCCGCGCTTATGGCCGGCTGTACGCAGATGTCGTCGCGCTACGCGCGCGGCACCGAGTATGACCGCGCGGTAATACTCTACGAGAACGGCATGCTCGCCGAGGCGCGGGAGAAGGCGAGGTCGATTACAAGGAAGTCGCCCGAATACGCCTCGGCAAGGAAGCTCGTCGCGGACATAAACGTTATATCCATGCAGCTTTCCAGGCGGCACATGGAGATCGGAGAGGACTACGAGAGGGCAGGCATCTTCGCAAAGGCCGCCTTCGAGTACAGCGAGGCGCTCAAGTTCAACCCTTCCAACATGATCGCCAGGCAGAGGCTCAGCTTCCTTAACGACGCGATAAGCTCTGGAGAGCGCCGCGAACATCCCGACAGGAAAGCCTCTGCCGCGCCGGCGAAAAAAACCGGGCGTGATGAGCCCGAGGACTTTGCCAATACCCACTACCTCAAGGGCAAGGTCTACCTCGAATCAAAGGCCTACGCGAAGGCCATAGACGAGTTTACCGCCGCAATCAAGATAGTGCCTTCATACATGAACTCCAGAGAGCTCCTCGACAGGGCCAGGGCAGAGCGCGACAAGGCCATGGACAAGCACCTTATGAAAGGCATAGCCTATTTCCAGAGCGAGCAGATGGAGCTTGCGATAAAGGAGTGGGACGCGGTCCTTGAGCTTGACCCGTCGAACAGGGTGGCTGCCGACTACAAGTACAGGGCCGAGGTCATACTGGAGAGGCTCAAAAAGATCAGAGAGAAGCAGTCGGCCACCGGAGCCGCCTCTTAAAGAGAACTACTGTCTTTTTAAGAAATAGCCATACATATCCAATTCATCTCCCCAGGTCTTTAACCCCAGGTTTATCATACACCTCAGAATCTGGCACAACTGATACCGCCCAGGACCCTCTTCTTTGCCATAACCTCCAAAAAATAATAGTTTTTTTATCCAATTTGCGGTTTTAGATTTCGCTTGACAAAAAAAAACAGCGGGAATATAGTTAGCCCATTGCGTGGTATAAAGTGGTATGAAGTGGTATGAAGCTGTTCAAAAGTGGGATGGAGTGGCGATTTAACCCCGAACAATCCACAAGATAGGCTCATCTGGCCAAAGTGGATAAAGTGTTGATAAATGTTCAAAGGCAGGTTCGAACACCTAATCGATTCCAAGGGCAGGCTCAGCATCCCGTCGAGGTTCAGGGAGACGCTGAACGAGAGGTATGATTCCCGCCTCGTCGTGACCAACTACGACAGCTGCCTCATCGCCTACCCGCTCGCCGAATGGCAGAAGCTGGAGGAGAAGATATCCCTTCTGCCCGAATTCAAGAAAGACACCAAGGCCTTTTTGAGGTTCTTCTATTCCAGCGCCACCGATTGCGCCATAGACAAGCTCGGGAGGATACTCCTCCCGCAAACTCTCAGGGACTACGCGAAGCTCGAAAAGGACGTGGTCCTTATAGGCGCCTTCAGGCACATGGAGATATGGAGCAAGTCTCTGTGGGAGCAGGCCGCCTCTGCCGCCTCTCAGGAGGACATCGTCAACACCCTCGAGCGGTTGGGGCTGTAGCCCGATGGAGTTCGGCCACCTCTCCGTGATGCCAGCCGAGGTGATAGAGTACCTCGGTTGTACGCGCGCCGGCACTTATGTTGACGGCACGGTAGGCGGCGGCGGGCACGCGGCCTGGATACTCAGGGCGAACCCTGAGAACAGGCTCATCGGCATAGACAGGGATTCGGATGCGCTTGGGGCCGCCGAGGGCGCGCTCGCCTCTTTCGGCGGCAGGTACGTGCTCGTAAAGGATAACTTCAGGAACGTGAAGGCCGTACTCTCTCAGCTCGGCCAGGGGCCTGTCGATGGCATGCTCCTCGATCTCGGCGTCTCCTCCTACCAGCTTGAGCGCGCGGAGCGGGGCTTCAGTTTCAGGTTTAACGCAAGGCTCGACATGAGGATGGACAAGAGCGAGGCCGGGAGCGCGTATGACCTCGTCAACACCCTCGATGAAAGGGAGCTTGAGCGCGTATTCAGGGACTACGGGGAAGAGGCGCATTCAAGAAGGATCGCCAGGGCCATCCTGAGGGCCCGGTCATCAAAACCGATAGAGACGACCTGGGAGTTGGCGGAAATAGTGGCTGGGGCCGTGCCGGCCAGATTCCACGGGCAGAGGATCCACCCGGCGACCCGTGTATTCCAGGCCCTGAGGATAGCGGTAAATGACGAGCTCGGAAGCCTGATGGACGGGCTCTCCGACGGAGTTGCCTCGCTGAAGCCGGGCGGAAGGATGGTGGCGATATCCTTCCACTCTCTCGAGGACAGGATAGTGAAGAACGCGTTCAGGGACGCCTCAACCGGCTGCGTATGCCCGCCGAGGATCCCGAAATGCGTATGCGGAAAGACCCCGCAGGCTGTAGTTATGACAAGGAAGGTCGTCTTGCCCTCGGAGGCGGAGGTGAACAGTAACCCCAGGGCCAGGAGCGCCAAGCTCAGGGCCCTGGAGAAGCTCTAGCAGGATGTTGCCCAAAGGAGGTCCGTTATGTCGGAAGTGGTAAGCAAAAAAATGGAATTCCCCGGCGTGCTCATCGGGCAGGACGTCAAGGCGAAGAGGGACCCCAAGGACCTGAACTTCCTCTATGTAGCCGTCATATCAGCGTTCGCGGCCGTGCTCATAATCTTTGCCTTCGTCTGGAGCAGGCTGATGGTCGTGAACACCGGCTACGAGAT
It includes:
- a CDS encoding division/cell wall cluster transcriptional repressor MraZ, yielding MFKGRFEHLIDSKGRLSIPSRFRETLNERYDSRLVVTNYDSCLIAYPLAEWQKLEEKISLLPEFKKDTKAFLRFFYSSATDCAIDKLGRILLPQTLRDYAKLEKDVVLIGAFRHMEIWSKSLWEQAASAASQEDIVNTLERLGL
- a CDS encoding 16S rRNA (cytosine(1402)-N(4))-methyltransferase; translation: MEFGHLSVMPAEVIEYLGCTRAGTYVDGTVGGGGHAAWILRANPENRLIGIDRDSDALGAAEGALASFGGRYVLVKDNFRNVKAVLSQLGQGPVDGMLLDLGVSSYQLERAERGFSFRFNARLDMRMDKSEAGSAYDLVNTLDERELERVFRDYGEEAHSRRIARAILRARSSKPIETTWELAEIVAGAVPARFHGQRIHPATRVFQALRIAVNDELGSLMDGLSDGVASLKPGGRMVAISFHSLEDRIVKNAFRDASTGCVCPPRIPKCVCGKTPQAVVMTRKVVLPSEAEVNSNPRARSAKLRALEKL